In Dehalococcoidia bacterium, a genomic segment contains:
- a CDS encoding dockerin type I domain-containing protein: VVCLGVGSSYGAYWDNGIYRCTNDYGANHAVVLVGYDETQNYWIAKNSWGSGWNGDGYFKVGCGECSIENYVSYNTASSVLTPPPAPTLDSPTDGAMVNGSSIVLQWNPSGEANHYFLMVSIDPDISVTIGNTAVRKFYGDIGDVTQYHDTGYPMDGTTYYWWVYAGNDAGWCSQADVIANGSSFVNGANPPPTPTPTPTPTPTPTPTPATSIAIDCASAPVGETADVDITIVTDDPDGIGSATITLTYDCSIVSVDGVSGGEIGNVYWGTEGCTTTITAATGDTPGPTGAVLFATVHLNGEGSSGECCDLDIEVSSMYDGTAGDPQQITPSPVTDCTFCISGLEGDVNNDGVIDSVDFQLLAQHLVGTITLSGDYLLAADVNCDGEVDSADMQLIAQYLVGTID; this comes from the coding sequence GGTAGTTTGCTTGGGCGTGGGTAGCAGTTATGGGGCATACTGGGACAACGGCATTTATAGGTGCACCAATGATTATGGTGCTAATCACGCTGTCGTATTAGTAGGTTACGACGAAACGCAAAACTACTGGATTGCCAAGAACAGTTGGGGGTCTGGCTGGAACGGCGATGGATATTTCAAAGTGGGTTGTGGGGAATGCTCAATTGAGAACTATGTCAGCTATAATACTGCGTCATCCGTTCTAACTCCTCCCCCCGCCCCAACCCTCGATTCTCCGACTGATGGAGCCATGGTAAACGGGAGTTCCATCGTGTTACAGTGGAATCCTTCTGGGGAAGCGAATCACTACTTTTTGATGGTAAGTATCGATCCTGATATAAGTGTCACGATAGGAAACACAGCAGTGAGGAAGTTCTACGGCGACATAGGCGATGTAACTCAATACCATGATACAGGCTATCCTATGGATGGTACTACCTATTACTGGTGGGTGTACGCTGGCAACGATGCCGGCTGGTGTTCTCAAGCTGATGTAATCGCAAATGGCAGCAGCTTTGTTAATGGAGCAAATCCCCCACCCACACCTACACCTACGCCTACGCCTACACCTACGCCAACCCCTACGCCGGCCACGTCCATAGCTATTGATTGTGCGAGCGCGCCAGTGGGTGAGACTGCCGATGTCGACATTACAATAGTTACTGACGACCCGGACGGCATAGGTTCAGCTACCATAACCCTTACCTATGATTGTTCCATTGTCAGTGTAGACGGTGTTTCAGGGGGAGAAATTGGCAACGTTTATTGGGGTACAGAGGGCTGCACTACTACCATAACAGCGGCAACCGGGGATACCCCCGGGCCAACAGGTGCCGTCTTGTTTGCGACAGTACATTTAAATGGGGAAGGCAGTTCTGGTGAGTGCTGCGACCTGGATATTGAAGTGTCATCGATGTATGACGGGACAGCAGGCGATCCACAGCAGATAACACCAAGCCCAGTTACCGATTGCACCTTCTGCATTTCTGGACTGGAGGGTGATGTTAATAACGATGGCGTTATTGACTCGGTAGACTTCCAGTTATTGGCCCAGCATTTGGTAGGAACTATAACGCTCAGTGGCGATTATTTACTCGCTGCCGACGTTAATTGCGACGGTGAAGTTGACTCAGCAGACATGCAGCTAATAGCACAATACCTGGTTGGGACTATTGACTAA
- a CDS encoding dockerin type I repeat-containing protein encodes MTIVTRKGLSVVLALVLALLLMATPAALADPGTSVAINDGLDVPVGGNRNVDIMITTDDPQGIGSATITLTVDTSVVSVSGVTAGALGAITHNTAGSTTTIVSWTGSFPGPTGTFTFCTVTLHAEGGEGECSVLGIEVTSMYDGTLGDPQEITPSPVVDGTFCIHEGGVGTSAAIECGNAQEGGSDTVDITVTTSDPAGIGSATITLTVDTAVVTVGNIAAGALGTVFSNTVGSTTTMSAATGSSPGPIGTFTFATVTLNAVGNSGDSSALNIEVTTMYDGTAGDPQLIHPSPVTDCIFTIGGRQKGDVNDDDAINSADMQLVAQHIVHTTTLTGDAFTAADVNCSGTVDSADMQLIAQYLVGTITDFPC; translated from the coding sequence ATGACTATAGTGACTAGGAAAGGACTCTCGGTGGTTTTAGCGTTGGTGCTTGCCTTGCTGCTGATGGCTACACCGGCGGCGCTGGCCGACCCCGGCACATCCGTAGCAATTAATGATGGTTTAGATGTACCGGTGGGGGGTAACAGGAATGTTGACATTATGATAACTACCGACGACCCACAGGGCATAGGCTCAGCTACCATAACACTTACCGTTGATACCTCCGTTGTCAGTGTAAGCGGTGTGACTGCTGGAGCCCTCGGCGCTATTACACATAATACGGCGGGCAGCACCACGACAATAGTCTCATGGACAGGGAGTTTCCCAGGGCCAACAGGCACCTTCACATTTTGCACCGTGACACTACATGCAGAAGGCGGTGAAGGAGAGTGCAGTGTCCTGGGTATTGAGGTTACATCTATGTATGATGGGACGCTAGGCGATCCACAGGAGATAACTCCAAGTCCAGTCGTCGATGGCACATTTTGCATCCATGAGGGGGGTGTGGGCACCTCGGCAGCTATTGAGTGCGGCAATGCACAAGAGGGTGGCAGCGATACAGTTGACATTACCGTAACTACCAGCGACCCGGCCGGCATAGGTTCAGCTACCATAACGCTTACCGTTGATACGGCTGTTGTTACCGTAGGCAACATAGCCGCTGGAGCCCTCGGCACTGTTTTCTCGAATACGGTGGGTAGCACCACTACCATGTCAGCGGCCACAGGGTCTTCACCAGGTCCAATCGGCACTTTCACATTTGCCACCGTGACCTTAAATGCGGTAGGCAATTCTGGGGACAGCAGCGCTCTGAATATCGAGGTGACAACGATGTATGACGGGACGGCGGGCGACCCTCAGCTCATACACCCAAGCCCGGTGACCGATTGCATCTTCACTATTGGCGGCAGACAGAAAGGCGATGTTAATGACGATGATGCCATTAACTCGGCAGACATGCAGCTAGTAGCCCAGCATATAGTGCATACGACAACACTGACTGGCGATGCTTTCACCGCCGCTGACGTTAATTGCAGTGGCACAGTTGATTCAGCAGACATGCAGTTAATAGCACAATACCTGGTTGGAACCATTACCGATTTTCCCTGCTGA